The following coding sequences lie in one Pseudomonadota bacterium genomic window:
- the fabG gene encoding 3-oxoacyl-[acyl-carrier-protein] reductase yields MNDTTSAFDFSGRTALVTGGTRGIGRAIVASLASLGTQVYFCGTSRELGKSVEQELSNLKGPVHFLPADISSMDQAKELIDTIIEQENKLDYLINNAGITRDNLLLRMKEQEWDEVMEVNLKGCFNCTKAAVKGMVRKRFGRLVFLSSVVGMMGNPGQANYAASKAGIIGFSKSIARELASRQITSNVIAPGYIETEMTAGMTDQAKNDMLSLIPAQRLGTVDDIAHAVAFLVSPLASYITGQVLQVNGGLLMP; encoded by the coding sequence ATGAACGATACAACCTCAGCTTTTGATTTTTCCGGGCGTACAGCCTTGGTCACCGGGGGAACCCGGGGCATTGGCCGGGCGATTGTTGCTTCCCTGGCATCACTGGGAACCCAGGTATACTTCTGCGGTACCAGCCGGGAACTGGGCAAAAGCGTTGAACAGGAATTGAGCAATCTCAAAGGCCCCGTCCATTTTCTGCCGGCAGATATTTCGTCCATGGACCAGGCCAAAGAATTGATTGACACCATTATTGAGCAGGAAAACAAGCTGGATTACCTCATCAATAATGCCGGTATTACCCGGGACAACCTGCTTTTGCGGATGAAAGAACAGGAATGGGATGAGGTCATGGAAGTCAACCTGAAAGGTTGTTTCAACTGCACAAAAGCCGCAGTAAAAGGAATGGTCAGAAAACGTTTCGGCCGCCTGGTATTTCTGTCATCAGTTGTGGGAATGATGGGCAACCCCGGACAGGCCAATTATGCAGCCTCCAAGGCGGGAATAATCGGCTTCAGTAAAAGCATTGCCAGGGAGCTGGCTTCCCGCCAGATCACCAGTAACGTTATCGCTCCCGGTTATATTGAAACAGAAATGACCGCCGGGATGACAGACCAGGCTAAAAATGATATGCTGAGTCTGATTCCAGCCCAGCGTCTGGGAACCGTTGATGATATTGCCCATGCGGTTGCCTTCCTGGTTTCACCTCTGGCTTCATATATCACCGGCCAGGTATTACAGGTCAACGGTGGCCTGCTGATGCCCTGA
- the fabD gene encoding ACP S-malonyltransferase — translation MTMQSEKVALLFPGQGSQYVGMGKDFYQTFKVAEDVFVEAGDSLNQDLADICFKAPREELNKTENTQPAILTSSIATLKVLMQEYGIKPVILAGHSLGEYSALVAAGVISFYDAVQVVRARGKFMQTAVPLGFGTMAAVLGMKNEQLENICRETTNPARDKIVEPANYNCPGQVVISGHVKAVDEATLKAKNEGASRAVKLPVSAPFHCSLMEPAARKLAEKFPAVQVNEPQIPVISNVDADTNYSIDKTSDLLIRQVSNTVRWEESMNLMIAQGITRIIEVGPGRVLSGLMKRINRRVKTHTVENVADLKKLAEVIG, via the coding sequence ATGACCATGCAGTCTGAAAAAGTAGCTCTCCTGTTTCCCGGCCAGGGATCGCAGTACGTAGGCATGGGGAAGGATTTTTACCAGACATTTAAAGTAGCAGAAGATGTTTTCGTGGAAGCGGGGGATTCGCTGAATCAGGATCTGGCAGATATTTGTTTCAAAGCTCCCAGGGAAGAACTGAATAAAACCGAGAATACCCAGCCGGCCATTCTCACCTCCAGCATTGCAACCCTGAAAGTTCTGATGCAGGAGTATGGCATCAAGCCGGTTATCCTGGCAGGTCACAGCCTGGGTGAATATTCGGCCCTGGTAGCTGCCGGGGTTATTTCTTTTTATGACGCCGTCCAGGTGGTCCGCGCCCGGGGGAAATTCATGCAGACAGCTGTCCCTTTAGGCTTTGGCACTATGGCTGCAGTCCTGGGAATGAAGAATGAACAACTGGAAAATATCTGTAGAGAAACAACCAACCCTGCCAGAGATAAGATCGTTGAACCGGCAAATTATAATTGCCCGGGGCAGGTTGTCATTTCCGGTCATGTCAAAGCAGTAGATGAAGCCACTTTAAAAGCCAAAAATGAAGGCGCCAGCCGGGCCGTCAAACTGCCGGTCAGCGCTCCATTTCACTGTTCACTGATGGAACCGGCAGCCCGAAAGCTGGCAGAAAAATTTCCTGCCGTCCAGGTTAACGAACCGCAGATTCCTGTCATCTCCAATGTTGATGCCGACACTAATTACAGCATCGATAAAACCAGTGATCTGCTGATTCGCCAAGTCAGCAACACCGTTCGCTGGGAAGAATCCATGAACCTTATGATTGCCCAGGGAATTACCCGCATCATTGAGGTGGGCCCGGGAAGAGTTCTGTCAGGACTGATGAAGCGCATTAACCGTCGGGTTAAAACCCATACGGTGGAAAACGTTGCCGATCTGAAAAAACTGGCCGAAGTTATCGGATGA
- the acpP gene encoding acyl carrier protein gives MSVEQKVKEIIAEQLGIKDLAEITNEASFIDDLGADSLDTVELVMAFEEEYGVEIPDEDAEKIRTVQSAIDYINEHLPAE, from the coding sequence ATGTCGGTTGAACAGAAGGTAAAAGAAATTATAGCTGAACAGCTGGGAATTAAAGATCTTGCTGAGATTACCAACGAAGCATCTTTCATTGATGATCTGGGGGCTGATTCCCTGGATACCGTGGAGTTGGTCATGGCTTTTGAAGAAGAATACGGCGTTGAAATTCCCGATGAGGATGCGGAGAAAATCAGGACCGTTCAGTCTGCCATTGACTATATCAACGAACACCTGCCGGCGGAATAA
- the fabF gene encoding beta-ketoacyl-ACP synthase II, producing MKRRVVITGVGLVTPLGTGVEKNWQALMAGQCGIGLITKFEAENLATKIAGEVLDFEPTDFMAAKDAKRVGTFIQYGLAATDMAMEMAGLTIDDSLSTKTGVSVGSGLGGLELLERNHDILKKSGPRRISPFFIPGMISNLAPGNISIRHNAKGPNLSVVTACATGSHSIGEGFKVIQRQDADIMVAGGTESAVTALSVAGFNAMKALSTRNDQPEKASRPFDADRDGFIMAEGAGILILEELEFALRRGAPILAEIVGYGASADAFHVAAPAPEGEGAARAIQLALDDAGLPKETYGYVNAHGTSTYFNDLYETMAIRKVFANHADKLLVSSSKSMTGHMLGGTGAVEAAITVLSLNRGMVHPTINLENQDELCDLNYVPNQARKITLDAAISNSFGFGGTNACLAFSRYQD from the coding sequence GTGAAAAGACGGGTTGTGATAACCGGAGTAGGATTGGTTACGCCACTGGGAACCGGGGTTGAGAAGAACTGGCAGGCGCTGATGGCCGGTCAATGCGGCATCGGCTTGATCACTAAATTTGAGGCTGAAAACCTGGCAACTAAAATTGCCGGGGAAGTTCTTGATTTTGAACCCACTGATTTCATGGCTGCCAAAGATGCCAAACGGGTGGGAACCTTTATCCAATATGGATTGGCAGCTACCGATATGGCCATGGAAATGGCCGGATTAACCATTGATGATTCACTCAGCACTAAAACCGGGGTTTCCGTTGGCTCGGGCCTTGGGGGACTGGAATTACTTGAACGTAATCATGATATTCTGAAAAAGAGCGGTCCCAGACGCATTTCACCGTTTTTCATCCCCGGCATGATTTCCAACCTGGCACCGGGCAATATCTCCATCCGCCACAATGCAAAAGGTCCGAATCTTTCGGTGGTAACCGCCTGCGCCACCGGCAGCCATTCGATCGGAGAAGGATTTAAAGTTATTCAGCGCCAGGATGCGGATATTATGGTAGCCGGAGGAACGGAATCGGCAGTTACCGCCTTGAGCGTCGCTGGCTTTAATGCCATGAAGGCCCTCTCAACCCGAAATGATCAGCCGGAAAAAGCCAGCCGTCCTTTCGATGCGGATCGGGACGGTTTTATCATGGCGGAAGGCGCCGGCATCCTGATTCTGGAAGAACTGGAATTTGCTCTCCGGCGAGGCGCACCGATACTGGCGGAGATAGTCGGCTATGGAGCCAGCGCTGATGCTTTCCATGTGGCCGCCCCGGCTCCTGAAGGTGAAGGTGCTGCCAGGGCAATCCAGCTGGCTTTAGATGATGCCGGACTGCCCAAAGAAACATATGGTTATGTCAATGCCCACGGAACTTCCACCTATTTCAATGATCTTTATGAAACCATGGCCATCAGAAAGGTTTTCGCCAACCACGCGGACAAGCTGCTGGTCAGTTCCAGCAAGTCTATGACCGGCCACATGCTGGGGGGAACCGGGGCGGTGGAAGCCGCGATCACAGTTCTTTCCCTGAATCGCGGCATGGTTCATCCAACCATCAACCTGGAAAACCAGGATGAACTGTGTGATCTGAATTACGTTCCCAACCAGGCCCGGAAAATAACCTTGGATGCGGCAATTTCAAACTCTTTCGGTTTTGGCGGCACCAATGCCTGCCTGGCATTCAGCCGCTATCAGGATTAA